The Pseudomonadota bacterium genome contains a region encoding:
- the cmk gene encoding (d)CMP kinase, with amino-acid sequence MTRARPVVAIDGPSGAGKSTVARALARALGFHYVDTGALYRSVAYLADLHGVAWDDGERLAELAGAREFSFAEDGGLVVDGEAIGDAIRTPHMSRGASEVARLKEVRRALLEVQRQLGRGGGAVLEGRDIGTVVFPDAEVKIFLTATAKERARRRFLELEARGEAVTPEQVERDQAERDRADSEREASPLVRAEDAFELVCDGMSVDEVVAAISARVAAVFL; translated from the coding sequence ATGACGCGCGCCCGCCCGGTCGTCGCCATCGACGGGCCGTCCGGGGCCGGCAAGAGCACCGTCGCGCGGGCGCTCGCCCGGGCGCTCGGCTTCCACTACGTCGACACCGGCGCGCTCTACCGCAGCGTCGCCTACCTCGCGGATCTGCACGGCGTGGCCTGGGACGACGGGGAGCGGCTGGCGGAGCTCGCCGGCGCGCGCGAGTTCTCGTTCGCCGAGGACGGCGGGCTCGTCGTCGACGGCGAGGCCATCGGCGACGCCATCCGCACGCCGCACATGAGCCGCGGCGCGTCCGAGGTCGCGCGGCTCAAGGAGGTCCGGCGGGCGCTCCTCGAGGTCCAGCGCCAGCTCGGACGAGGGGGCGGCGCGGTGCTCGAGGGCAGGGACATCGGCACGGTGGTGTTCCCGGACGCCGAGGTGAAGATCTTCCTCACGGCGACCGCGAAGGAGCGCGCGCGGCGCAGGTTCCTCGAGCTCGAGGCGCGCGGCGAGGCCGTCACCCCCGAACAGGTCGAGCGCGACCAGGCGGAGCGGGACCGCGCCGACAGCGAACGCGAGGCATCGCCGCTCGTGCGGGCCGAGGACGCGTTCGAGCTCGTCTGCGACGGGATGTCCGTGGACGAAGTGGTCGCGGCGATCTCGGCGCGCGTGGCCGCCGTTTTCCTTTGA